One genomic region from Sorangium aterium encodes:
- a CDS encoding type I polyketide synthase — protein MTAPISGEPRPGLDIAIIGMAGRFPGAPDVAAFWRNLCAGVESVSILTDEELLGAGVDPALIARPEYVRARAVLDDIELFDAELFGFTPREAAALDPQHRLFLECAWEAFESAGIDPERAGGPVGVYAGSSLSGYLPHLFPDGPRLQSAADIAALLALDKDFLTTRVSYKLNLEGPSIAVQTACSTSLVAVHLACQGLLTGDCDLALAGGASVSVPQKSGYLYQEGAIASPDGHCRAFDAGARGTVGGSGVGVVLLKRLDDAIADRDAIVAVIKGSAVNNDGRAKVGYTAPRIDGQARAIRAAHAAAGVDAGSITYVEAHGTGTPLGDPIEIAALTQVFRATTDRKGFCAIGSVKTNVGHLDAAAGVTGLIKAALAVARGRIPPSLHFRAPNPALDLENSPFRVAAELTAWSTPGAPRRAGVSSFGIGGTNAHVVLEEAPPPPEADAPRACELLVLSARSSASLERLTDALAEHLETHADLELGDVAFTQQLGRRAFGHRRAVVCRSREEAARALRDRSDAVRAGGPAAGPRAIAFLFPGQGTQRPDMGRDLYETEPVFRAEVDACASLLQRHLGTDLRTLLFPAPADVEEAARRLDRTSMTQPALFVVEYALARLWMAWGVTPDAMLGHSVGEYVAACIAGCLSLEDAVALVAARGRLMEATPDGAMLAVSAAEAEVAGWLGDEVALAAVNGPRQCVLSGRAAAIQRVEQELAGLRIEARRLRTGRAFHSHLMDGALAAFREAVGRVTLRTPRIPWISNVTGTWITAADAQDREYWVRHLRSTVRFADGVRTLREKSERIFLEVGPGQTLTALSRQLAGESLSLASMPMGREPAHQGAAGAALLDAVGQVWAAGAAVDWAGLQAGRHRRRVALPATPFERKRYWLERPGARGATSTSVGTSTSVGSTSTSVGTSTSVGTSTSVGSTSTSVGTSTSVGSSTSAGSTSTSVGTSAAEEVAAGAAERLSPDAVTAQVTAIWARAFGIERVDPGKSFYDLGGESLLALQILNRVRETFQVEVSLREFLERPTVAALVERVQQARGQAPASPEPALVALPRTARRLPGAGGPKAPALPDGEPGGSKAKGRK, from the coding sequence ATGACAGCACCGATCAGCGGCGAGCCCCGCCCGGGTCTGGACATCGCGATCATCGGCATGGCCGGGCGCTTCCCGGGCGCGCCGGACGTGGCGGCGTTCTGGCGAAACCTCTGCGCGGGGGTCGAGTCCGTCTCGATCCTCACCGACGAGGAGCTCCTCGGCGCGGGCGTGGATCCCGCGCTGATCGCGCGGCCCGAGTACGTGCGGGCGCGCGCGGTGCTCGACGACATCGAGCTGTTCGACGCGGAGCTCTTCGGGTTCACGCCGCGCGAGGCCGCGGCGCTGGATCCGCAGCACCGGCTGTTCTTGGAGTGCGCGTGGGAGGCGTTCGAGAGCGCCGGGATCGACCCCGAGCGCGCGGGCGGCCCGGTCGGCGTCTACGCCGGATCGAGCCTGAGCGGGTACCTGCCCCACCTCTTCCCCGACGGGCCGCGCCTGCAATCGGCGGCCGACATCGCGGCGCTCCTCGCGCTCGACAAGGACTTCCTCACGACCCGCGTGTCGTACAAGCTGAACCTGGAAGGGCCGAGCATCGCCGTGCAGACGGCCTGCTCCACGTCGCTCGTCGCCGTGCACCTGGCCTGCCAGGGGCTGCTCACCGGCGACTGCGATCTGGCGCTGGCGGGCGGCGCCTCCGTCAGCGTCCCGCAGAAGAGCGGGTACCTCTACCAGGAAGGCGCGATCGCGTCGCCCGACGGGCACTGCCGCGCGTTCGACGCCGGCGCCCGCGGCACCGTCGGCGGCAGCGGCGTCGGCGTGGTCCTCCTGAAGCGGCTCGACGACGCCATCGCGGATCGGGACGCGATCGTCGCGGTCATCAAGGGATCGGCCGTCAACAACGACGGCCGGGCCAAGGTCGGGTACACCGCGCCGCGCATCGACGGGCAGGCGCGCGCGATCCGCGCGGCGCACGCGGCCGCGGGCGTGGACGCGGGCTCCATCACGTACGTAGAGGCGCACGGCACCGGGACGCCGCTCGGCGATCCGATCGAGATCGCGGCGCTGACCCAGGTCTTCCGCGCGACGACCGATCGGAAGGGCTTCTGCGCGATCGGCTCGGTGAAGACCAACGTCGGGCACCTGGACGCGGCAGCGGGGGTCACCGGGCTGATCAAGGCGGCGCTCGCCGTGGCCCGCGGGCGCATCCCGCCGAGCCTGCACTTCCGCGCGCCGAACCCCGCGCTCGACCTGGAGAACAGCCCCTTCCGCGTGGCCGCCGAGCTCACGGCCTGGTCGACCCCAGGCGCCCCGCGCCGCGCCGGCGTGAGCTCCTTCGGCATCGGCGGCACGAACGCGCACGTCGTCCTCGAAGAGGCGCCGCCCCCGCCGGAGGCGGACGCGCCCCGGGCGTGCGAGCTGCTCGTGCTGTCGGCCCGGTCGAGCGCGTCGCTCGAGCGCCTGACCGACGCGCTCGCGGAGCACCTGGAGACCCACGCCGATCTCGAGCTCGGCGACGTGGCGTTCACGCAGCAGCTCGGGCGCCGGGCGTTCGGCCACCGCCGCGCGGTGGTGTGCCGCTCGCGCGAGGAGGCAGCGCGCGCGCTGCGCGATCGCAGCGACGCGGTGCGCGCGGGCGGGCCGGCGGCCGGACCGCGGGCGATCGCGTTCCTGTTCCCCGGGCAGGGCACCCAGCGCCCCGACATGGGCCGCGATCTCTACGAGACGGAGCCCGTGTTCCGGGCCGAGGTCGACGCCTGCGCTTCGCTGCTGCAGCGCCACCTGGGCACGGACCTCCGGACGCTGCTGTTCCCGGCGCCCGCGGACGTCGAGGAGGCCGCGCGGCGCCTCGATCGGACGTCGATGACGCAGCCGGCGCTGTTCGTCGTGGAGTACGCGCTCGCCCGGCTGTGGATGGCGTGGGGCGTGACGCCCGACGCGATGCTCGGGCACAGCGTGGGCGAGTACGTGGCCGCCTGCATCGCGGGGTGCCTGTCGCTCGAGGACGCCGTGGCGCTGGTGGCGGCGCGGGGGCGGCTGATGGAGGCGACGCCGGACGGCGCGATGCTCGCTGTGTCCGCGGCCGAGGCGGAGGTCGCGGGATGGCTCGGCGACGAGGTGGCGCTGGCCGCCGTCAACGGGCCGCGGCAGTGCGTGCTGTCCGGAAGGGCGGCGGCGATCCAGCGGGTCGAGCAGGAGCTCGCGGGCCTGAGGATCGAGGCGCGCCGGCTGCGCACGGGGCGGGCCTTCCACTCGCACCTGATGGACGGCGCCCTCGCGGCGTTCCGCGAGGCAGTGGGCAGGGTCACGCTGCGGACGCCGCGCATCCCGTGGATCTCGAACGTCACCGGGACGTGGATCACGGCGGCCGACGCGCAGGACCGCGAGTACTGGGTCCGGCACCTCCGCAGCACGGTCCGCTTCGCCGATGGCGTGCGGACGCTGCGGGAGAAGTCGGAGCGGATCTTTCTGGAGGTGGGGCCGGGGCAGACGCTCACAGCGCTGAGCCGGCAGCTCGCGGGGGAGTCGCTGTCGCTCGCGTCGATGCCCATGGGGCGCGAGCCTGCACACCAGGGCGCGGCGGGGGCGGCGCTGCTCGACGCGGTGGGGCAGGTCTGGGCGGCCGGCGCTGCGGTGGACTGGGCAGGCCTGCAGGCGGGGCGGCACCGGCGGCGCGTCGCGCTGCCGGCGACGCCGTTCGAGCGAAAGCGGTACTGGCTGGAGCGCCCCGGAGCCAGGGGGGCGACCTCAACCTCGGTCGGGACCTCAACCTCGGTCGGGTCCACCTCAACCTCGGTCGGGACCTCAACCTCGGTCGGGACCTCAACCTCGGTCGGTTCGACCTCAACCTCGGTCGGGACCTCAACCTCGGTCGGGAGCTCAACCTCGGCCGGCTCGACCTCAACCTCGGTCGGGACCTCCGCGGCCGAGGAGGTGGCCGCCGGCGCTGCCGAGCGCCTGTCGCCCGACGCGGTGACGGCGCAGGTGACGGCCATCTGGGCGCGGGCGTTCGGCATCGAGCGCGTCGACCCCGGGAAGAGCTTCTACGACCTCGGCGGCGAGTCGCTCCTCGCCCTGCAGATCCTCAACCGCGTCCGCGAGACGTTCCAGGTGGAGGTGTCGCTCCGCGAGTTCCTCGAGCGGCCCACCGTGGCCGCGCTCGTGGAGCGCGTCCAGCAGGCCCGAGGGCAAGCGCCCGCGAGCCCCGAGCCGGCCCTGGTCGCGCTGCCCCGGACCGCGCGGCGGCTCCCCGGCGCCGGAGGCCCGAAGGCGCCGGCGCTCCCGGACGGCGAGCCGGGCGGCTCGAAGGCGAAGGGACGAAAGTGA
- a CDS encoding cyclic peptide export ABC transporter — protein sequence MSVLGFLLRRSRRSLLLAVAAGVISGLAAAGVIALVHEALSADDRPAAQLAWAFAGLAVAGVLSRAVSQVLLTRLGQALIAELRVQLSQRILEAPLRHIEQVGPHRLLATLNDDPAVISQAYIHLPLLCVNLATVLGCLAYIGRIAWSALAIVLGAMALGALLFRTHQRRAMRAFTLARETSDALFQHFRGLTGGIKELKMHRGRGKAFLSDVLGGSVTTYERAFVAGTTEYAVAMGWGTLLFYAVLGIALFALPVWAGLTTPARSGVVLAMLFLMTPFAQIVELLPSVGRASIALDKASQLGLALTPEAAAPPRGGGAEGARATWERIELAGVTHRYYREKEEGSFQLGPIDLAFRPGEIVYLVGGNGSGKTTLSLLLLGLYAPESGEIRLDGAAVDDASRDRYRQLFSVVFADFHLFEHLLGLNGPDLDERARRYLERLQLDHRVRVEQGALRVTGLSQGQRKRLALITAYLEDRPFYVFDEWASDQDPQFRKFFYTELLPELRARGKTALVITHDDQYFALADRCLRLDFGRLSELPATAAEPRSAPREHAASPRADEGGRVRSAQIHRLPVERQAALEPSANGHEAIRATEHEA from the coding sequence GTGAGCGTGCTCGGCTTCCTCCTGCGCCGGTCCCGCCGGTCCCTCCTGCTCGCCGTCGCCGCCGGCGTGATCAGCGGCCTCGCGGCCGCGGGCGTCATCGCGCTCGTCCACGAGGCGCTCTCCGCGGACGACCGCCCCGCGGCGCAGCTCGCGTGGGCCTTCGCGGGGCTCGCCGTCGCCGGCGTGCTGAGCAGGGCCGTCTCTCAGGTGCTCCTGACCCGGCTGGGACAGGCCTTGATCGCCGAGCTCCGCGTGCAGCTCAGCCAGCGCATCCTCGAAGCGCCGCTGCGCCACATCGAGCAGGTCGGCCCCCACAGGCTGCTCGCGACGCTCAACGACGATCCGGCCGTGATCTCGCAGGCGTACATCCACCTGCCCCTCCTGTGCGTCAACCTGGCCACCGTCCTCGGTTGCCTGGCCTATATCGGGCGGATCGCGTGGTCAGCGCTGGCGATCGTGCTGGGCGCGATGGCGCTCGGCGCCCTGCTCTTCCGGACGCACCAGCGGCGCGCGATGCGCGCGTTCACGCTCGCCCGCGAGACGAGCGACGCCCTGTTCCAGCACTTCCGCGGGCTGACGGGCGGGATCAAGGAGCTCAAGATGCACCGCGGGCGCGGGAAGGCGTTCCTGTCCGATGTCCTCGGCGGCAGCGTCACGACGTACGAGCGGGCGTTCGTGGCGGGCACGACCGAATACGCCGTCGCGATGGGCTGGGGCACGCTGCTCTTCTACGCCGTCCTCGGGATCGCCCTGTTCGCCCTCCCCGTCTGGGCAGGCCTGACGACGCCGGCGCGCTCCGGCGTGGTGCTGGCGATGCTCTTCCTGATGACGCCGTTCGCGCAGATCGTCGAGCTGCTGCCGTCCGTCGGGCGCGCCAGCATCGCGCTCGACAAGGCGAGCCAGCTCGGCCTCGCGCTGACGCCCGAGGCCGCGGCGCCGCCGCGCGGAGGCGGCGCGGAGGGCGCGCGCGCGACGTGGGAGCGCATCGAGCTCGCCGGCGTCACGCACCGCTATTACCGGGAGAAGGAAGAAGGCAGCTTCCAGCTCGGGCCCATCGATCTGGCGTTCCGGCCCGGCGAGATCGTGTACCTCGTCGGCGGCAACGGCAGCGGCAAGACGACGCTGTCCCTCCTGCTGCTCGGGCTCTACGCGCCGGAGTCCGGCGAGATCCGGCTCGACGGCGCGGCCGTCGACGACGCGAGCCGCGATCGGTATCGGCAGCTCTTCTCGGTCGTCTTCGCGGACTTCCACCTCTTCGAGCACCTGCTCGGCCTGAACGGCCCCGACCTCGACGAGCGCGCCCGGCGCTACCTCGAGCGGCTGCAGCTCGATCACCGGGTGCGCGTCGAGCAGGGCGCCCTCCGCGTGACCGGGCTGTCGCAGGGGCAGCGCAAGCGCCTCGCCCTCATCACCGCCTACCTCGAGGACCGGCCGTTCTACGTGTTCGACGAGTGGGCGTCCGACCAGGATCCCCAGTTCCGGAAGTTCTTCTACACGGAGCTGCTCCCCGAGCTCCGGGCGAGGGGCAAGACCGCCCTCGTCATCACGCACGACGACCAGTACTTCGCGCTCGCGGATCGCTGCCTGCGGCTCGACTTCGGCCGCCTGTCGGAGCTGCCCGCGACCGCCGCCGAGCCGCGATCGGCGCCGAGAGAGCACGCCGCGAGCCCCCGCGCCGACGAGGGCGGTCGGGTCCGCTCGGCGCAGATCCACCGCCTCCCCGTCGAGCGGCAGGCCGCGCTGGAGCCCAGCGCCAACGGCCATGAGGCCATCAGAGCAACGGAGCATGAAGCATGA
- a CDS encoding MbtH family protein: MANDEREDNTIYKVVVNHEEQYSIWPEYRENPLGWRDAGKTGTKAECLEHIKEVWTDMRPLSLRKQMDEGRPS, encoded by the coding sequence ATGGCCAACGATGAACGCGAAGACAACACCATTTACAAAGTCGTCGTGAACCACGAGGAGCAGTACTCGATATGGCCCGAGTACCGCGAAAACCCCCTCGGGTGGCGCGACGCGGGCAAGACCGGCACGAAGGCCGAGTGCCTCGAACACATCAAGGAGGTCTGGACCGACATGCGGCCGCTCAGCCTGCGCAAGCAGATGGACGAGGGCCGGCCGTCGTGA
- a CDS encoding TauD/TfdA family dioxygenase, protein MTASSALSQGEAPEGAARSEAAGLSRSFFPGSALPLVVSPLGRGDAASVPALAASIRACAEEELIRHGAVLFRGFPVRSIADFHAFVRLVTPELLDYTFGSTPRSHVQDRIYTSTEYPAHQHIPLHNEQSYTLDWPLKIWFHCAQAAPEGGSTPIADSREVFRRIPAPIRERFAAKKVMYVRNYGNGLDLPWQKVFGTDDRAEVERFCQAAGIECAWKADGELRTRQVCQAVATHPRTGEQVWFNQAHLFHVSNLDPAAREALLSIFAEEDLPRNAMYGDGSPIEGAALDEIREVYRQLAVEFAWREGDVLLADNMLVAHGRAPYRGPRKVLVAMAEPYRAKAS, encoded by the coding sequence GTGACCGCCTCGAGCGCTCTGTCACAGGGCGAGGCGCCCGAGGGCGCGGCGCGGAGCGAGGCGGCAGGCCTGTCGCGATCGTTCTTCCCGGGAAGCGCCCTGCCCCTCGTCGTGAGCCCGCTCGGCCGCGGCGACGCGGCGAGCGTGCCCGCGCTCGCCGCGTCCATCCGGGCGTGCGCGGAAGAGGAGCTGATCCGGCACGGCGCGGTGCTGTTCCGCGGCTTCCCTGTGCGATCGATCGCCGACTTCCACGCCTTCGTCCGGCTCGTGACGCCGGAGCTCCTCGATTACACGTTCGGGTCGACGCCGCGCTCCCACGTGCAGGACAGGATCTACACGTCGACGGAGTACCCCGCTCACCAGCACATCCCCCTTCATAACGAGCAGTCGTACACGCTCGACTGGCCGCTCAAGATCTGGTTTCACTGCGCGCAGGCCGCGCCCGAGGGGGGGAGCACGCCTATCGCGGACAGCCGCGAGGTCTTCCGTCGCATCCCGGCCCCGATTCGGGAGCGGTTCGCGGCGAAGAAGGTGATGTACGTCCGAAACTACGGGAACGGCCTGGACCTGCCGTGGCAGAAGGTCTTTGGCACGGACGACCGGGCCGAGGTCGAGCGCTTCTGCCAGGCGGCAGGCATCGAGTGCGCGTGGAAGGCCGACGGCGAGCTGCGCACACGCCAGGTGTGCCAGGCCGTGGCCACCCACCCGCGCACCGGAGAGCAGGTGTGGTTCAACCAGGCTCACCTGTTCCACGTCTCCAACCTGGACCCGGCCGCGCGGGAGGCGCTCCTCTCGATCTTCGCCGAGGAAGACCTGCCCCGCAACGCCATGTATGGAGACGGATCGCCCATCGAGGGCGCCGCGCTCGACGAGATCCGCGAGGTGTACAGGCAGCTCGCCGTGGAGTTCGCCTGGCGAGAGGGGGACGTGCTCCTCGCGGACAACATGCTGGTCGCCCACGGGCGCGCGCCCTACCGCGGCCCGCGCAAGGTCCTTGTAGCCATGGCCGAGCCGTACCGGGCCAAAGCCTCCTGA
- a CDS encoding penicillin acylase family protein, which produces MKRDIRSLLASALVSLAAAGCAERAPGVTRAPAQRAGNATTLSGLEDTVTVTSDRLGIPTIRASSRQDALRALGLITARDRMFQMDLLRRSSGGRLAEILGRGLLEADTRQRQFGVPQAAAAILARLPESQRAALDAYAEGVNAYLRSAEALPVEFQKLGYRPEPWRPEDSVLVVLGMFNALSESEDIERTQTVLTQSLPKGVMPFLLESVDPYTRSLLGAQAAAPPPLPAEALRALVAQGRNQRPPSRRVLSEDAGEAPIGSNGWAVAGKRTRDGRAILANDMHLQLGVPNIWYRAELRYGEREVAGVVLPGVPVVIVGTNRHVAWGLTSLLGDVMDLVRIETLPERPGEYRTPSGWRRFDVAQETIKVRGEPDASVTVRSTIWGPVAARPLLGAPVAIRWTALDPEGVDIGLLEMDRVRSVDDAVAVMSAAGGPGCNVLLADRAGRVAWTVTGRMPRRRGFDGSVSVSWADGRAGWDGYLAPATLPRVVDPPSGFIVNANHRMPLGEGAPVLGHDYVNGYRAYRITERLREARQVAEADLFQLQLDTRAEFFAFYRDLALRALTGEALSKRPALAEARRAVAAWDGRADVSSVGLPLLVRFRRVLADDVFAAWLGPNRAAEPDLELALPDIDTPLQRVLDTHARSADLAPAPAGGWDAFVLAALEKAVTAVKQENGGRPLDQLEWGAVSRVRIAHPLGASPELAALLNMPDEPLAGCGFCVRLAVHAVAASERLVVSPGHEQDGILHMPAGQSGDPRSPHYRDQQRAWVDGRPLPLLAGPAEHTITLVPERR; this is translated from the coding sequence ATGAAGCGTGACATTCGATCACTCCTCGCCTCGGCGCTCGTCTCGCTGGCGGCCGCCGGCTGCGCGGAGAGAGCCCCGGGCGTGACCCGAGCCCCGGCGCAGCGCGCCGGCAACGCGACGACGCTGTCCGGCCTGGAGGACACCGTCACCGTCACGTCCGATCGGCTGGGGATCCCCACGATCCGCGCCTCCTCCCGGCAGGACGCGCTCCGCGCCCTCGGCCTGATCACGGCGCGCGACAGGATGTTCCAGATGGACCTGCTCCGCCGGAGCAGCGGCGGGCGGCTCGCGGAGATCCTCGGGCGCGGCCTGCTGGAGGCCGATACCCGGCAGCGCCAGTTCGGCGTGCCGCAGGCCGCGGCGGCGATCCTCGCGCGCCTGCCGGAGAGCCAGCGCGCCGCGCTCGACGCGTACGCCGAGGGCGTCAACGCGTACCTCCGGAGCGCAGAGGCGCTGCCCGTCGAGTTCCAGAAGCTGGGCTATCGGCCCGAGCCGTGGCGCCCCGAGGACAGCGTCCTCGTCGTGCTGGGGATGTTCAACGCCCTCAGCGAGAGCGAGGACATCGAGCGGACGCAAACGGTCCTGACACAGAGCCTCCCGAAGGGCGTGATGCCCTTCCTGCTCGAGAGCGTCGACCCGTACACGAGGTCGCTGCTCGGCGCGCAGGCCGCCGCGCCTCCGCCGCTGCCGGCCGAGGCGCTGCGAGCGCTGGTGGCGCAGGGCCGGAATCAGCGCCCGCCGAGCCGACGCGTGCTCAGCGAGGACGCCGGCGAGGCGCCGATCGGGTCGAACGGCTGGGCGGTGGCCGGCAAGAGGACGCGGGACGGCCGCGCCATCCTCGCGAACGACATGCACCTCCAGCTCGGCGTGCCCAACATCTGGTATCGCGCCGAGCTCCGCTACGGCGAGCGCGAGGTCGCGGGCGTGGTGCTGCCCGGCGTGCCCGTGGTCATCGTGGGGACGAACCGCCATGTCGCCTGGGGGCTGACAAGCCTCCTCGGCGACGTGATGGACCTCGTGCGGATCGAGACCCTCCCCGAGCGCCCGGGCGAGTACCGGACGCCCTCCGGGTGGAGGCGGTTCGACGTCGCGCAGGAGACGATCAAGGTCCGCGGCGAGCCCGACGCGAGCGTCACCGTCCGCAGCACGATCTGGGGGCCCGTCGCGGCGCGGCCGCTCCTCGGAGCGCCTGTCGCGATCCGCTGGACGGCGCTCGATCCGGAGGGGGTCGACATCGGGCTCCTCGAGATGGATCGGGTCCGGAGCGTCGACGATGCCGTCGCCGTGATGAGCGCCGCCGGCGGGCCCGGGTGCAACGTCCTCCTGGCCGATCGAGCCGGCCGCGTGGCGTGGACGGTGACAGGGCGCATGCCCCGGCGCCGCGGGTTCGACGGCTCGGTCAGCGTCTCCTGGGCCGACGGGCGCGCCGGCTGGGACGGCTACCTGGCCCCCGCGACGTTGCCGCGCGTCGTCGATCCGCCGTCGGGGTTCATCGTCAACGCCAACCACCGCATGCCGCTCGGCGAGGGCGCGCCGGTGCTCGGCCACGACTACGTGAACGGCTACCGCGCCTACCGCATCACCGAGCGCCTGCGCGAGGCGCGCCAGGTCGCCGAGGCGGACCTGTTCCAGCTGCAGCTCGATACGCGGGCCGAGTTCTTCGCCTTCTACCGCGACCTCGCGCTGCGCGCGCTCACCGGAGAGGCCCTGTCGAAGCGGCCGGCGCTCGCCGAGGCGCGGCGCGCGGTGGCCGCGTGGGACGGCCGGGCGGACGTGTCCAGCGTCGGGCTGCCGCTCCTTGTGCGGTTCCGGCGCGTCCTGGCCGACGACGTGTTCGCCGCGTGGCTCGGCCCGAACCGCGCCGCGGAGCCGGACCTCGAGCTCGCGCTGCCCGACATCGACACGCCCCTCCAGCGCGTCCTCGACACGCACGCGCGCTCGGCCGATCTGGCGCCGGCGCCGGCGGGCGGATGGGACGCGTTCGTCCTCGCGGCGCTGGAGAAGGCCGTGACCGCCGTGAAGCAGGAGAACGGCGGGCGGCCCCTCGACCAGCTCGAGTGGGGCGCGGTGAGCCGGGTGCGGATCGCGCACCCGCTCGGCGCGAGCCCGGAGCTCGCCGCGCTCCTCAACATGCCCGACGAGCCGCTCGCGGGGTGCGGCTTCTGCGTGCGCCTGGCGGTCCACGCAGTCGCCGCGAGCGAGCGGCTCGTCGTCTCGCCGGGCCACGAGCAGGACGGCATCCTGCACATGCCGGCCGGCCAGTCAGGCGACCCGCGGTCGCCCCACTACCGCGATCAGCAGCGCGCCTGGGTCGACGGGCGCCCGCTGCCGCTCCTGGCGGGGCCGGCCGAACACACGATCACGCTCGTTCCCGAGCGCCGCTGA